One window of Penaeus chinensis breed Huanghai No. 1 chromosome 1, ASM1920278v2, whole genome shotgun sequence genomic DNA carries:
- the LOC125028973 gene encoding uncharacterized protein LOC125028973, translating to MFLFNRERKSGLLVTILFLTASTFGGCEVSNPEDFDDLNEGGPWMADPESFWEAMDAFLDLHKQMSDGSAGDAFRLRRQERDENEDVYGDNFEDNDEDGYGDNFEVNDEDGYGDNFEDNDEDGYGDNFEDNDEDGYGDNFEVNDEDVYGDNFEDDFEDDFEDDDETPRAGRRMKASSSSFTRPPESRRGGTMWLISCSLLWIFTKLFLALQNEETMALPVNRETTTDRNFLTRGTVEEKRRTELHIPPRKRNLTEDLVQSLPLLKEPKEVSTPDLQANFGREGGGASKRIEGEGGIGEEREGRVEGREGENESENESENESESESDLPHDRFPRSEADKGKKSEKGKYWRHKPFKSSFSSFFPLFQFDLPFSNFRLLSLQDPLPLPEE from the exons ATGTTTTTGTTTAATAGAGAACGCAAGTCTGGACTGTTAGTGACC aTCCTTTTCCTGACGGCGTCAACTTTTGGAGGCTGTGAAGTCAGTAATCCCGAGGACTTCGATGACCTCAACGAAGGCGGTCCTTGGATGGCTGACCCCGAAAGTTTTTGGGAAGCGATGGATGCCTTTCTAGATCTCCATAAACAGATGTCAG ACGGAAGCGCCGGCGACGCGTTTCGGCTCCGACGGCAGGAACGCGACGAGAACGAAGACGTCTACGGAGACAACTTCGAAGACAACGACGAAGATGGCTACGGAGACAACTTCGAAGTCAACGACGAAGATGGCTACGGAGACAACTTCGAAGACAACGACGAAGATGGCTACGGAGACAACTTCGAAGACAACGACGAAGATGGCTACGGAGACAACTTCGAAGTCAACGACGAAGATGTCTACGGAGACAACTTCGAAGACGACTTCGAAGACGACttcgaagacgacgacgaaacacccagggcggggaggaggatgaaagccTCTTCCAGTTCCTTCACACGCCCACCGGAGAGTCGCCGGGGTGGGACAATGTGGTTGATCTCGTGCAGTTTGCTGTGGATATTCACGAAGCTGTTTCTCGcattgcag AACGAGGAGACTATGGCACTTCCGGTGAATCGGGAGACGACCACCGACAGGAATTTTCTTACTCGTGGGACCgtcgaggaaaagagaaggacggAGCTACACATTCCCCCCAGGAAGAGGAACTTGACGGAGGACCTCGTACAGAGTCTTCCCCTCTTGAAGGAACCGAAGGAAGTAAGCACCCCTGACCTGCAGGCGAACttcggaagagaaggaggaggagcaagcaaGAGAATCGAAGGAGAGGGTGGAatcggagaggaaagggaaggacgagtggaagggagggagggcgagaacgagagcgagaacgagagcgagaacgagagcgagagcgagagcgacctCCCCCACGACAGGTTTCCCCGAAGCGAAGCGGATAAAGGCaagaaaagcgagaaagggaAATACTGGAGACACAAACCCTTTAAAAGTAGCTTTTCTtcgttcttccccctctttcagtTTGACTTGCCTTTCAGCAATTTCAGGCTCTTGTCTCTGCAAGACCCCTTGCCCCTGCCAGAGGAATAG